In the Brachyhypopomus gauderio isolate BG-103 unplaced genomic scaffold, BGAUD_0.2 sc305, whole genome shotgun sequence genome, one interval contains:
- the dcbld1 gene encoding LOW QUALITY PROTEIN: discoidin, CUB and LCCL domain-containing protein 1 (The sequence of the model RefSeq protein was modified relative to this genomic sequence to represent the inferred CDS: inserted 1 base in 1 codon): protein TARSVRVVPLHWHGGIGLRAELLGCPLAPNSPIKLVIIGAPILVSVILLLAGICLFKALHKKKNKENTYDSTAKPQTGCWKPVKQPSARQQSTEFTFSYSSEKDPLPKMDLITNSMADYQQPLMLGAGTVSXKGSTFRPMDTDAKDEDNDAAFHYDYLHTANQYALPLTNQEPEYATPIIERHAFRKDGFLTDPSYSVPGVVLGKSPSFKTRDSTRARGLSSGYQTPQVKPDRATRSEGVYDSPKVSRPAVVRNEDCSEYQKPLSKGPAQGSYSRPRDCVWPEPAVPRRSEPEGGQSDGPPADPCAL from the exons ACCGCACGCTCCGTCCGTGTGGTCCCTCTCCACTGGCACGGGGGCATCGGCCTGCGGGCGGAGCTACTGGGCTGCCCGTTGGCACCCAACTCTCCCA TTAAACTGGTCATCATTGGGGCGCCTATCCTGGTGTCCGTTATTCTGCTCCTGGCTGGGATCTGCCTGTTTAAGGCATTGCACAA GAAGAAAAACAAGGAGAACACATATGACTCCACTGCTAAGCCACAAACAG GTTGCTGGAAACCGGTGAAGCAGCCCTCTGCCAGGCAGCAGTCCACCGAGTTCACCTTCAGCTACAGCTCCGAGAAGGACCCCTTACCCAAAATGGACCTGATCACCAACTCCATGGCAG ACTACCAGCAGCCTCTGATGCTGGGTGCGGGGACGGTGT AGAAGGGCTCCACCTTCAGGCCCATGGACACGGACGCCAAGGACGAGGACAACGACGCCGCCTTCCATTACGACTACCTGCACACGGCCAATCAGTATGCCCTGCCGCTGACCAATCAGGAACCCGAGTATGCCACTCCCATCATAGAACGCCACGCCTTCCGCAAGGACGGCTTCCTGACCGATCCCAGCTACAGCGTTCCCGGCGTGGTCCTTGGCAAGAGCCCCTCCTTTAAGACCCGGGACAGCACTAGGGCCAGGGGCCTTTCTAGTGGCTACCAGACGCCCCAGGTCAAACCGGACAGGGCGACCCGTTCCGAGGGCGTTTACGACAGCCCGAAGGTCAGCAGGCCCGCTGTGGTGCGGAATGAGGATTGCTCGGAGTACCAGAAGCCCCTATCCAAGGGTCCGGCTCAGGGGAGCTACTCCCGGCCACGGGACTGCGTCTGGCCCGAGCCGGCTGTCCCCCGCAGGTCGGAGCCAGAGGGCGGTCAATCAGACGGGCCTCCAGCGGACCCGTGTGCACTGTGA